One genomic region from Arthrobacter sp. FB24 encodes:
- a CDS encoding SDR family NAD(P)-dependent oxidoreductase: MSDASMTPTDDASSGQSGNPDRTVLITGAAGGLGRAFALGFGRRGYRVAVADVNLDGAEETAQLVLDTGADAAAFHADVTSVASTEALAKSCAEFGNGSIDVVLNNAAVYAGVTRSPFEDIDPAEWDLVMNVNLKGPWLVTRAASPYLPGGGRVINLSSATIFSGSEQWLHYVASKGGVVALTRVMAKELGRRGITVNAIAPGFTLTEASYGLMENAENYGVDRGAIKRASQPEDIVGAALFLAGPDSSYYTGQTMVVDGGRQFI; this comes from the coding sequence ATGTCTGATGCATCGATGACCCCTACAGACGATGCAAGTTCGGGCCAAAGCGGGAACCCTGACCGCACCGTCCTGATCACCGGTGCCGCCGGCGGCCTGGGCCGGGCGTTCGCGCTCGGCTTCGGCCGCCGCGGCTACCGCGTTGCGGTGGCGGACGTGAACCTCGACGGCGCGGAGGAAACGGCCCAGCTGGTCCTGGACACCGGGGCCGACGCGGCAGCCTTCCACGCCGACGTCACCAGCGTCGCCTCCACCGAGGCCCTCGCGAAAAGCTGCGCGGAGTTCGGCAACGGGAGCATCGACGTCGTGCTTAACAACGCCGCGGTGTACGCGGGGGTGACCCGCAGCCCGTTCGAGGACATCGACCCGGCCGAATGGGACCTGGTGATGAACGTCAACCTCAAGGGCCCCTGGCTCGTCACCCGGGCCGCCAGCCCGTACCTGCCCGGGGGCGGGCGCGTCATCAACCTCTCCAGCGCCACGATCTTCAGCGGCTCGGAGCAGTGGCTGCACTACGTCGCCTCCAAGGGCGGTGTGGTGGCCCTGACCCGGGTAATGGCCAAGGAACTGGGCCGGCGGGGGATCACAGTCAACGCGATTGCCCCCGGTTTCACCCTCACCGAGGCCAGCTACGGGCTGATGGAGAACGCCGAGAACTATGGTGTGGACCGGGGCGCCATCAAGCGCGCCAGCCAGCCGGAGGACATTGTGGGCGCGGCGCTCTTCCTGGCCGGGCCGGACAGTTCCTACTACACCGGCCAGACCATGGTGGTCGACGGCGGCCGCCAGTTCATCTGA
- a CDS encoding 2Fe-2S iron-sulfur cluster-binding protein, protein MPTVHFTDAAGAVRDVQGNPGDSVMETAVRNGVPGIVAECGGSLSCATCHVFVREDCLAQLPPMEDMEDEMLYGTAVDREDNSRLSCQLRLTDELELFVTTPETQV, encoded by the coding sequence ATGCCAACGGTCCATTTCACCGATGCCGCAGGCGCTGTCCGCGACGTCCAGGGCAATCCCGGCGATTCCGTCATGGAGACCGCGGTGCGCAACGGCGTCCCCGGCATCGTGGCCGAATGCGGCGGATCGCTGTCCTGTGCCACCTGCCATGTGTTCGTCCGCGAGGACTGCCTCGCCCAGCTTCCGCCGATGGAGGACATGGAGGACGAGATGCTCTACGGCACCGCAGTGGACCGCGAGGACAACTCGCGGCTGTCCTGCCAGCTCCGGCTGACCGACGAGCTCGAACTGTTCGTCACCACGCCGGAAACCCAGGTGTAG
- a CDS encoding NAD(P)/FAD-dependent oxidoreductase: MGAHTAEQPAPVTDLSVPTRTGLLIIGASQSGVQLAVSLRALGFDEHITLLGDEDHRPYQRPALSKEFLQGTVESESLIFRSNEYWAEHNVDLVKGEYIVRIDKEADGSGVAHSSSGKQFPFKRLALTVGARARKLEIEGGDLDGVLYLRNADDALALKARVGDAQDVVVIGGGFIGLEAASSLQKMGKNVTVLEFGPRLVGRAVGEETAEYFLQAHRSRGLDIRLNTSARRFTGADGGTSVAAVELQDGTVLPAQIVLVGIGVIPNTQLAEQLGLTVDNGIVVDRFALASDGTTVAIGDCANMPNPVPGSEPGERIRLESVNNAIEHAKVAAYSLTGRREEYAGIPWFWSNQADLKLQIAGLCNGYDRTVLRRDEERGKFSVLYYRQGQVIAADCVNAPLDFMAVKNALAKGQNIPADAAADPATPLKTITTDS; this comes from the coding sequence ATGGGCGCCCACACTGCCGAGCAGCCGGCTCCCGTTACGGACCTCAGCGTCCCCACCCGCACGGGCCTGCTGATCATCGGCGCCAGCCAGTCCGGTGTCCAGCTCGCGGTTTCCCTCCGTGCGCTCGGCTTCGACGAGCACATCACCCTGCTCGGCGACGAGGACCACCGCCCCTACCAGCGCCCGGCCCTGTCCAAGGAGTTCCTGCAGGGCACGGTGGAGAGCGAATCCCTGATCTTCCGCTCCAACGAGTACTGGGCCGAACACAACGTGGACCTGGTCAAGGGCGAATACATCGTCAGGATCGACAAGGAGGCCGACGGCTCCGGCGTGGCGCACTCATCCTCCGGCAAGCAGTTCCCCTTCAAACGGCTGGCCCTCACCGTGGGCGCCCGCGCCCGGAAACTGGAGATCGAGGGCGGGGATCTTGACGGCGTGCTCTACTTGCGAAACGCTGACGACGCCCTGGCGCTCAAGGCCAGGGTGGGGGACGCGCAGGACGTTGTGGTGATCGGCGGCGGGTTCATCGGCCTCGAAGCTGCGTCCAGCCTGCAGAAGATGGGCAAGAACGTCACAGTGCTGGAGTTCGGCCCCCGGCTCGTTGGCCGGGCCGTGGGTGAGGAAACCGCCGAGTATTTCCTGCAGGCACACCGGTCCCGGGGCCTGGACATCCGGCTGAATACCAGCGCCAGGCGCTTCACCGGGGCCGACGGCGGAACTTCAGTTGCCGCCGTCGAACTCCAGGACGGCACTGTGCTGCCCGCGCAGATAGTGCTGGTGGGCATCGGTGTCATCCCCAACACCCAACTCGCCGAACAGCTCGGCCTGACCGTGGACAACGGGATCGTCGTGGACCGCTTCGCGCTGGCCTCGGACGGCACCACGGTGGCGATCGGAGACTGCGCCAATATGCCCAACCCCGTGCCCGGCTCGGAACCCGGCGAGCGGATCCGGCTGGAGAGCGTCAACAACGCCATCGAACACGCCAAGGTGGCCGCCTACTCACTCACCGGCCGGCGGGAAGAATACGCCGGCATCCCGTGGTTCTGGTCCAACCAGGCCGACCTCAAACTCCAGATCGCCGGACTCTGCAACGGCTATGACCGGACCGTGCTGCGGCGGGACGAGGAACGCGGGAAATTCAGCGTCCTTTACTACCGCCAGGGCCAGGTCATCGCCGCGGACTGCGTCAATGCGCCGCTGGACTTCATGGCCGTGAAAAACGCCCTGGCCAAGGGGCAGAACATCCCCGCCGACGCCGCCGCGGACCCGGCCACCCCCCTCAAAACGATCACCACGGACAGCTAG
- a CDS encoding HD domain-containing protein: protein MTTPKTPVADPGTASQDSLDIVSGDPAADNPAAGSPAAARFAAAYPVRPVPAPGPVDTAPIATTPAALQELDGLWKAVVHETRTRGNDIHLPISLAFAERLCRAYPEADAELVRVATLLHDTGWAHVDESRIISEGFAGDWRKAAIRFEHEKQGCDVARRVLPGLGYSEAFIERVCEIIDGHDTRPVAQSLEDALMRDADRLWRFDQAGIALASSWFKMDPATYTDRLTAEIVPELITQAAHDMAAADLNRSTALLKTAVIR, encoded by the coding sequence ATGACCACCCCCAAGACCCCGGTTGCCGACCCCGGCACCGCGAGCCAGGATTCCCTCGACATCGTGTCCGGCGACCCGGCAGCAGACAATCCGGCGGCAGGCAGTCCCGCTGCTGCCCGCTTTGCCGCCGCGTACCCGGTCCGCCCCGTGCCGGCACCGGGACCGGTGGACACCGCCCCGATCGCCACGACACCGGCAGCGCTCCAGGAACTTGACGGGCTCTGGAAGGCCGTGGTGCACGAGACCCGTACCCGCGGCAACGACATCCACCTGCCGATCTCACTCGCTTTCGCCGAGCGGCTCTGCCGCGCCTACCCCGAGGCCGACGCCGAGCTGGTCCGGGTGGCCACGTTGCTGCACGACACCGGCTGGGCCCATGTAGATGAATCCCGCATTATCTCCGAGGGCTTTGCGGGGGACTGGCGCAAGGCCGCCATCCGCTTCGAACACGAGAAGCAGGGCTGCGACGTCGCCCGCCGGGTGCTGCCGGGCCTGGGCTATTCCGAGGCATTCATTGAGCGCGTCTGCGAGATCATCGACGGCCACGACACCCGCCCGGTGGCACAGTCGCTGGAGGACGCACTGATGCGCGACGCCGACCGGCTGTGGCGCTTCGACCAGGCGGGGATTGCCCTGGCCTCCTCCTGGTTCAAGATGGACCCGGCCACCTACACGGACCGCCTAACCGCGGAAATCGTGCCCGAGCTCATCACCCAGGCCGCCCACGACATGGCGGCCGCCGATCTGAACCGCTCCACCGCCCTGCTCAAGACGGCAGTGATCCGATGA
- a CDS encoding aldehyde dehydrogenase family protein: MTAATHDAPAVAARAGLKLPYTHVGDIFVDGAWTPARGTGRNPVTDPATGEVWGSVPDGSPEDVDAAVGSARRAFDDGMWPRLTPSERAAYLLRIAEEVEKRAEELSLTNTRENGSPVSESAGAAANAAGIFRYFATLAGYLEREDVRAFPQGGGESVVRREPIGVCALIAPWNFPINLVVIKLAPALLAGCTVVIKPASPTPLSLRVIIDAVAAAGVPAGVVNLVTGSGRLGDSLVKHPGVDKVAFTGSTPVGRKIAAACGELLRPVTLELGGKSSAIVLPDADLDAMSKVLIRSSMRNTGQTCYISTRILAPASRYEEVVDMVTSTIAAGKQGDPLDPDTVFGPCATESQYRTVLEYVESGLAEGARATTGGRAASLGGGLEGGYFVEPTVFADVTPEMRISREEIFGPVICILKYNDAGGSADEAVELANNTEFGLGGLVFGADPEAALAVADRMDTGSVGINFFASNHAAPFGGRHDSGLGTEYGVEGLNAYLSYKSIHRKV; this comes from the coding sequence ATGACCGCGGCCACGCACGACGCTCCCGCTGTGGCCGCCCGTGCCGGGCTCAAGTTGCCGTATACGCACGTGGGGGACATCTTCGTCGACGGTGCCTGGACCCCGGCACGCGGCACCGGCCGCAACCCGGTCACCGATCCCGCCACGGGCGAGGTCTGGGGCTCCGTTCCGGACGGATCCCCTGAAGACGTCGACGCCGCCGTCGGCTCCGCCCGCAGGGCTTTCGACGACGGCATGTGGCCGCGGCTGACGCCGTCCGAGCGGGCGGCGTACCTGCTGCGCATCGCCGAGGAAGTGGAGAAGCGCGCCGAGGAGCTCTCGCTGACGAACACCCGGGAGAACGGCTCGCCGGTCTCGGAATCCGCGGGGGCCGCGGCCAACGCCGCGGGCATCTTCCGGTACTTCGCCACCCTCGCCGGTTACCTTGAACGCGAGGACGTGCGGGCTTTCCCCCAGGGCGGCGGCGAGTCCGTGGTCCGACGCGAACCAATCGGTGTGTGCGCGCTGATCGCGCCCTGGAACTTCCCGATCAACCTCGTCGTGATCAAGCTGGCTCCGGCGCTGCTGGCCGGCTGTACCGTGGTGATCAAGCCGGCGTCGCCAACGCCGCTCTCGCTCCGGGTGATCATCGACGCCGTGGCCGCGGCCGGCGTCCCGGCCGGCGTCGTCAACCTGGTGACCGGCTCCGGCCGGCTGGGGGACTCCCTGGTGAAGCACCCGGGCGTGGACAAGGTCGCCTTCACCGGTTCCACCCCGGTCGGCCGGAAGATCGCGGCGGCCTGCGGCGAACTGCTGCGCCCTGTCACGCTGGAGTTGGGCGGAAAGTCAAGCGCAATCGTGCTGCCGGACGCGGACCTGGACGCGATGTCCAAGGTGCTGATCCGGTCCTCGATGCGCAACACCGGGCAGACCTGCTACATCTCCACCCGGATCCTGGCCCCCGCCAGCCGTTACGAGGAAGTGGTGGACATGGTCACCAGCACCATCGCCGCCGGCAAGCAGGGAGACCCGCTGGATCCGGATACGGTCTTTGGCCCGTGCGCCACCGAGTCGCAGTATAGGACCGTGCTGGAGTACGTGGAATCGGGTCTGGCCGAAGGCGCCCGCGCCACCACCGGCGGACGTGCGGCGTCACTGGGAGGCGGACTCGAAGGCGGGTACTTCGTGGAACCGACCGTGTTCGCCGACGTCACCCCGGAGATGCGGATCTCCCGGGAGGAGATTTTCGGCCCGGTCATCTGCATCCTGAAGTACAACGACGCCGGCGGCAGCGCTGATGAGGCCGTGGAGTTGGCGAACAACACCGAGTTCGGTCTGGGCGGCCTGGTGTTCGGCGCAGACCCGGAAGCGGCGCTGGCCGTGGCGGACCGGATGGACACCGGCTCGGTAGGCATCAACTTTTTCGCCTCCAACCACGCCGCGCCCTTCGGCGGACGTCACGATTCCGGCCTCGGCACCGAGTACGGCGTCGAGGGCCTCAACGCCTACCTGAGCTACAAATCCATTCACCGGAAGGTGTAG